In Hemibagrus wyckioides isolate EC202008001 linkage group LG21, SWU_Hwy_1.0, whole genome shotgun sequence, the following proteins share a genomic window:
- the appl1 gene encoding DCC-interacting protein 13-alpha isoform X2 — protein sequence MPGIDKLPIEEALEDSPQTRSLLSVFEEDTCAISSYYHQLFKAMQRIYDAQNELSAATHLTSKLLKEYEKQRFPLGGDDEVMSSTLQQFAKVIDELSSCHAVLSTQLADAMMFPITQFKERDLKEILTLKEVFQISSDDLDIAINRYSRLSKKKENEKVKNEVMEDVYTSRKKQHQTMMHYFTALNTLQYKKRIALLEPLLGYMQAQISFFKLGSENLTQQWEDFLTNIGTSVQNVRREMDSEVDTMQQTIQDLDQASDLLYMPDPDPNKIPINRNLTRKAGYLNTRNKTGLVSTTWERQYFFTQGGNLMSQSRGDVAGGLVMDIDNCSVMAVDCEDRRFCFQISSFDGKKISILQADSRKDCEEWIATINNISKRIYLSEKPEETAARVNQSALEAVTPSPSFQQRHESFRPSTQGRPRAARTGSQSSAGSESPALSSLSLDSLVAPNTPIQFDIISPVSEESTSQAKGAAQGRTNPFGESGQVQSGDSEDSILHQLFIVRFLGSMEVKATENPDVIYETMRQILAARAIHNIFRMTESHLLVTCDCLKLIDPQTQVTRLRFPLSSVVMCASHQENKRLFGFVLHTAGGRVDGRPVTVCYIFESNNDGEKICDSVGLAKQIALHSEMDQKANRKQRELEKAKEKQQEELTKQKQIEKDLEEQSRLIAASSRPNPPAADGQFLVLSQSQSEDSDIGEEGQKRERGESDA from the exons ATGCCAGGAATTGACAAATTGCCGATAGAAGAAGCACTGGAGGACAGTCCTCAG ACTCGCTCGCTGCTTAGCGTGTTCGAGGAAGACACGTGTGCCATATCCAGCTACTaccatcagctcttcaaagccATGCAGAGGATATATGATGCACAG AATGAGCTGAGTGCCGCAACACACCTCACCTCCAAGTTATTGAAGGAGTATGAAAAACAG CGTTTCCCACTCGGCGGTGACGATGAGGTCATGAGCTCCACTTTGCAGCAGTTTGCCAAAGTCATCGATGAG ctCAGCTCCTGTCACGCCGTCCTGTCCACTCAGCTCGCAGACGCCATGATGTTCCCCATCACTCAGTTCAAAGAGAGGGACTTAAAAG AAATCCTCACTCTGAAGGAAGTGTTCCAAATATCCAGCGATG ATCTTGACATAGCCATCAACAGATACAGTCGCCTGtctaaaaagaaagagaatgagaag GTAAAGAATGAAGTGATGGAAGATGTTTACACCTCAAGGAAAAAGCAGCACCAGACCATGATGCACTACTTTACAGCACTTAATACTCTACAGTATAAGAAAAGGATCGCCCTGTTAGAGCCGCTGCTGGGGTACATGCAGGCACAG ATCAGTTTCTTCAAGCTCGGATCAGAGAACCTCACACAGCAATGGGAGGACTTCCTTACAAACATTGGAACCAGTGTACAGAA TGTACGCAGGGAGATGGACAGTGAGGTGGACACAATGCAGCAGACTATCCAGGATCTGGATCAGGCCAGTGATCTGCTATACATGCCCGACCCTGACCCTAATAAAATCCCAATCAACCGCAACCTGACCCGCAAAGCCGGATATCTCAACACTCGCAA TAAAACAGGGCTGGTGTCGACCACCTGGGAGCGCCAGTATTTCTTCACACAAGGAGGGAACCTCATGAGTCAGTCTCGAGGAGACGTGGCAGGAGGGCTGGTCATGGACATAGATAACTGTTCTGTCATGGCAGTGGACTGCGAGGATCGACGCTTCTGCTTCCAAATCTCTTCCTTCGATGGCAAAAA gATCTCCATTTTGCAGGCAGATAGCAGAAAAGATTGTGAAGAG TGGATTGCAACAATAAATAACATCTCAAAGAGGATCTATCTTAGTGAGAAGCCTGAG GAAACTGCCGCAAGAGTCAACCAGTCGGCTTTGGAGGCTGTGACGCCGTCGCCTTCATTCCAGCAGCGTCATGAGAGTTTTAGACCCAGCAC GCAGGGCCGACCCCGAGCAGCGCGGACTGGCAGCCAGAGCTCAGCAGGTTCCGAGTCACCCGCTCTCTCCTCACTGTCTCTGGACTCCCTGGTGGCTCCAAACACCCCCATCCAGTTTGATATCATTTCCCCAGTCAGTGAAGAGAGCACATCACAGGCTAAAGGTGCTGCCCAGGGCAG GACGAACCCATTTGGAGAGTCTGGACAGGTGCAGTCTGGAGACAGTGAAG ACTCCATCCTGCACCAGCTGTTCATCGTGCGTTTCCTAGGATCCATGGAAGTGAAGGCCACAGAGAACCCGGATGTCATCTACGAGACGATGAGGCAGATCCTGGCGGCCCGAGCCATCCACAACATCTTCAGGATGACCGAGTCCCATCTGCTTGTCACCTGCGACTGCCTGAA GCTCATTGACCCTCAGACACAAGTCACCAGATTAAGG TTCCCTCTATCCAGTGTGGTGATGTGCGCATCACATCAAGAGAACAAGCGCTTGTTCGGCTTCGTGTTGCATACAGCCGGCGGCCGAGTCGACGGACGTCCCGTCACCGTCTGCTACATCTTTGAGTCTAataatgatggagagaag ATCTGTGACAGTGTGGGACTGGCAAAACAGATAGCACTTCATTCAGAAATG GATCAGAAAGCCAATCGGAAGCAGAGAGAGCTGGAAAAGGCCAAGGAGAAGCAGCAGGAAGAGCTgactaaacaaaaacagattgAAAAG GACCTGGAGGAACAAAGCCGCCTGATAGCTGCCTCTAGTCGCCCGAACCCGCCAGCCGCTGACGGACAGTTCCTCGTCCTCAGCCAGAGCCAATCGGAAGACAGCGATATCGGGGAGGAGGggcagaaaagagaaagaggcgAATCTGATGCTTGA
- the asb14a gene encoding dynein axonemal heavy chain 12, producing the protein MDFETSGELCDEDVATQYMIEQSLLASNKQTEFKDILSEDGCRIIQTSPERDKISSAIKRGHEAELCKLTSHQSAFSEEDTAGQILLHEAAVQSNQQILEITFKASPTDAKSRRTHRGKTALFSAIEKGLLENACYLLDNGSNPDCLDNDEDSPLVIAIRNNHYDMAKLLLCFNANVNLKLAHCRTALHEAARSGVTDIAMLLLKSGADPDPRSTYGLTPLALAAQGGHMEIVRELLRRGADVDSQAQDWATILYEASASGNPDIISLLLEYGADANIPKHTGHLPIHRVAHRGYAKALALLIPVTTWEAVEDSGMSPLHSAAAGGQIQCLEMLLNAGYDPNFMLQPWVRRNYDDQRRSALYFAVTNEDIHSTKMLLEAGAMPNQDPVKCLQVALRLGNYQLIDTLLRYGANVNYFCRVNTTHFPSALQYALKDEVLLRMLFNYGYDVQRCFDCPYGDRVHVPDDYEGWSCTVIKDTMFCEVICVDWLKHLSGSVVRIMLDYVDHVKFCGKMKATLMEQKQWPEICKIQENTRCLQHLCRLTIRRCLGRLRLRAPVFMSFLPLPKRLKDYVLYKEYDLYRQMHERKSSNHDDVKCQG; encoded by the exons ATGGATTTCGAGACGTCAGGAGAGCTTTGCGATGAAGATGTGGCGACTCAGTACATGATAGAGCAGAGCCTTCTGGCAAGCAATAAGCAGACTGAGTTTAAGGACATCTTATCTGAAGATGGATGCAG GATAATCCAAACTAGTCCAGAAAGGGATAAAATATCCAGTGCTATCAAAAGAG GTCATGAAGCCGAGCTTTGTAAGCTTACAAGCCACCAGTCTGCTTTCTCCGAGGAGGACACTGCCGGCCAGATCCTCTTACACGAGGCAGCCGTGCAAAGCAATCAACAAATCCTGGAGATCACGTTCAAAG catctcccacagacgctaAGTCTAGGAGAACTCATCGGGGCAAGACGGCCCTCTTTTCGGCTATAGAGAAGGGTCTCTTGGAAAACGCTTGCTATCTTTTGGATAATGGGAGTAACCCAGATTGTCTGGACAATGATGAAGACTCTCCTCTCGTCATTG CTATACGAAACAACCACTACGACATGGCGAAACTCCTTCTCTGCTTCAATGCCAACGTGAACCTAAAGTTGGCGCACTGTAGAACGGCTCTTCACGAAGCTGCCCGTTCAGGCGTGACAGATATTGCAATGCTGCTGCTAAAGTCTGGAGCTGATCCCGATCCCAGGAGCACGTACGGCCTCACGCCTCTGGCCCTGGCGGCACAAGGTGGCCACATGGAGATAGTACGGGAACTCCTGCGCCGAG GAGCTGATGTGGATTCTCAAGCTCAAGACTGGGCCACTATCCTTTATGAAGCATCTGCATCCGGGAACCCTGATATCATCTCTCTGCTGCTGGAGTATGGCGCTGATGCTAATATTCCCAAACACACAGGCCACCTGCCGATCCACAGAGTGGCCCATCGCGGATATGCGAA AGCTCTGGCTCTGCTGATCCCAGTGACCACATGGGAGGCAGTGGAAGACAGCGGCATGAGCCCCCTGCACTCGGCAGCAGCCGGCGGTCAAATACAGTGTCTAGAGATGCTCCTGAACGCCGGCTATGACCCCAACTTCATGCTTCAACCCTGGGTGAGACGCAATTATGACGACCAGCGCAGGTCCGCCTTGTACTTTGCAGTAACCAATGAAGACATACACTCCACCAAGATGCTCCTGGAGGCCGGCGCGATGCCCAACCAGGACCCGGTGAAGTGTTTGCAGGTGGCCTTGCGCTTAGGCAACTACCAACTGATCGACACCCTGCTGAGGTACGGCGCCAACGTCAATTACTTCTGCAGggtgaacaccacacacttccCTTCAGCTCTGCAGTACGCCCTGAAGGATGAGGTTCTGCTGAGGATGCTCTTTAACTACGGCTACGACGTGCAACGCTGCTTCGACTGTCCGTACGGGGACAGAGTTCATGTGCCTGATGATTACGAAGGCTGGAGCTGTACTGTCATCAAAGACACCATG TTTTGTGAGGTGATATGTGTCGACTGGCTGAAGCACCTTTCAGGCAGTGTGGTGCGTATCATGCTAGATTACGTCGATCACGTCAAGTTTTGTGGCAAAATGAAGGCAACACTGATGGAGCAAAAACAGTGGCCAGAAATCTGCAAGATTCAAG AGAACACGCGCTGCTTGCAGCACCTGTGCCGACTGACCATCAGGAGATGTTTGGGACGGCTGCGTCTCAGAGCTCCGGTCTTCATGAGCTTCCTGCCTCTGCCGAAACGCCTGAAGGATTACGTCTTATACAAAGAGTATGATCTTTACAGGCAGATGCACGAACGGAAAAGCTCAAATCATGATGATGTAAAATGTCAGGGATGA
- the appl1 gene encoding DCC-interacting protein 13-alpha isoform X1: MPGIDKLPIEEALEDSPQTRSLLSVFEEDTCAISSYYHQLFKAMQRIYDAQNELSAATHLTSKLLKEYEKQRFPLGGDDEVMSSTLQQFAKVIDELSSCHAVLSTQLADAMMFPITQFKERDLKEILTLKEVFQISSDDLDIAINRYSRLSKKKENEKVKNEVMEDVYTSRKKQHQTMMHYFTALNTLQYKKRIALLEPLLGYMQAQISFFKLGSENLTQQWEDFLTNIGTSVQNVRREMDSEVDTMQQTIQDLDQASDLLYMPDPDPNKIPINRNLTRKAGYLNTRNKTGLVSTTWERQYFFTQGGNLMSQSRGDVAGGLVMDIDNCSVMAVDCEDRRFCFQISSFDGKKISILQADSRKDCEEWIATINNISKRIYLSEKPEETAARVNQSALEAVTPSPSFQQRHESFRPSTQGRPRAARTGSQSSAGSESPALSSLSLDSLVAPNTPIQFDIISPVSEESTSQAKGAAQGRRTNPFGESGQVQSGDSEDSILHQLFIVRFLGSMEVKATENPDVIYETMRQILAARAIHNIFRMTESHLLVTCDCLKLIDPQTQVTRLRFPLSSVVMCASHQENKRLFGFVLHTAGGRVDGRPVTVCYIFESNNDGEKICDSVGLAKQIALHSEMDQKANRKQRELEKAKEKQQEELTKQKQIEKDLEEQSRLIAASSRPNPPAADGQFLVLSQSQSEDSDIGEEGQKRERGESDA, from the exons ATGCCAGGAATTGACAAATTGCCGATAGAAGAAGCACTGGAGGACAGTCCTCAG ACTCGCTCGCTGCTTAGCGTGTTCGAGGAAGACACGTGTGCCATATCCAGCTACTaccatcagctcttcaaagccATGCAGAGGATATATGATGCACAG AATGAGCTGAGTGCCGCAACACACCTCACCTCCAAGTTATTGAAGGAGTATGAAAAACAG CGTTTCCCACTCGGCGGTGACGATGAGGTCATGAGCTCCACTTTGCAGCAGTTTGCCAAAGTCATCGATGAG ctCAGCTCCTGTCACGCCGTCCTGTCCACTCAGCTCGCAGACGCCATGATGTTCCCCATCACTCAGTTCAAAGAGAGGGACTTAAAAG AAATCCTCACTCTGAAGGAAGTGTTCCAAATATCCAGCGATG ATCTTGACATAGCCATCAACAGATACAGTCGCCTGtctaaaaagaaagagaatgagaag GTAAAGAATGAAGTGATGGAAGATGTTTACACCTCAAGGAAAAAGCAGCACCAGACCATGATGCACTACTTTACAGCACTTAATACTCTACAGTATAAGAAAAGGATCGCCCTGTTAGAGCCGCTGCTGGGGTACATGCAGGCACAG ATCAGTTTCTTCAAGCTCGGATCAGAGAACCTCACACAGCAATGGGAGGACTTCCTTACAAACATTGGAACCAGTGTACAGAA TGTACGCAGGGAGATGGACAGTGAGGTGGACACAATGCAGCAGACTATCCAGGATCTGGATCAGGCCAGTGATCTGCTATACATGCCCGACCCTGACCCTAATAAAATCCCAATCAACCGCAACCTGACCCGCAAAGCCGGATATCTCAACACTCGCAA TAAAACAGGGCTGGTGTCGACCACCTGGGAGCGCCAGTATTTCTTCACACAAGGAGGGAACCTCATGAGTCAGTCTCGAGGAGACGTGGCAGGAGGGCTGGTCATGGACATAGATAACTGTTCTGTCATGGCAGTGGACTGCGAGGATCGACGCTTCTGCTTCCAAATCTCTTCCTTCGATGGCAAAAA gATCTCCATTTTGCAGGCAGATAGCAGAAAAGATTGTGAAGAG TGGATTGCAACAATAAATAACATCTCAAAGAGGATCTATCTTAGTGAGAAGCCTGAG GAAACTGCCGCAAGAGTCAACCAGTCGGCTTTGGAGGCTGTGACGCCGTCGCCTTCATTCCAGCAGCGTCATGAGAGTTTTAGACCCAGCAC GCAGGGCCGACCCCGAGCAGCGCGGACTGGCAGCCAGAGCTCAGCAGGTTCCGAGTCACCCGCTCTCTCCTCACTGTCTCTGGACTCCCTGGTGGCTCCAAACACCCCCATCCAGTTTGATATCATTTCCCCAGTCAGTGAAGAGAGCACATCACAGGCTAAAGGTGCTGCCCAGGGCAG AAGGACGAACCCATTTGGAGAGTCTGGACAGGTGCAGTCTGGAGACAGTGAAG ACTCCATCCTGCACCAGCTGTTCATCGTGCGTTTCCTAGGATCCATGGAAGTGAAGGCCACAGAGAACCCGGATGTCATCTACGAGACGATGAGGCAGATCCTGGCGGCCCGAGCCATCCACAACATCTTCAGGATGACCGAGTCCCATCTGCTTGTCACCTGCGACTGCCTGAA GCTCATTGACCCTCAGACACAAGTCACCAGATTAAGG TTCCCTCTATCCAGTGTGGTGATGTGCGCATCACATCAAGAGAACAAGCGCTTGTTCGGCTTCGTGTTGCATACAGCCGGCGGCCGAGTCGACGGACGTCCCGTCACCGTCTGCTACATCTTTGAGTCTAataatgatggagagaag ATCTGTGACAGTGTGGGACTGGCAAAACAGATAGCACTTCATTCAGAAATG GATCAGAAAGCCAATCGGAAGCAGAGAGAGCTGGAAAAGGCCAAGGAGAAGCAGCAGGAAGAGCTgactaaacaaaaacagattgAAAAG GACCTGGAGGAACAAAGCCGCCTGATAGCTGCCTCTAGTCGCCCGAACCCGCCAGCCGCTGACGGACAGTTCCTCGTCCTCAGCCAGAGCCAATCGGAAGACAGCGATATCGGGGAGGAGGggcagaaaagagaaagaggcgAATCTGATGCTTGA
- the LOC131342295 gene encoding aerolysin-like protein — MSCLLPVLIIGGNRGGKIDFRGTRNGATLRKIWVWAGGWQIKAIKVWLADGQSEQFGEPAGKFSQFEFEDGEHFTSLSLWGNGAGTRLGAIKFKTNRSREFFAQMTDWRLKTEYPVDVGSGICMGISGRSGADIDSLGFIFIKPIKSAKLINVQYPTLHSVIPNVAVEEIRSITYQNNSSEIQEHTLETSKTITKKSSWSVANKMETFFKMDVRAGIPEVVDVSAGFGLTEGRECSFSLENTEEKTERLTALVKVPPRKTMTVNITISRATVDLPYTGTVQITCYDSNHSVMEIDTSGIYRGLSYTDAKVTMNESSNTL, encoded by the coding sequence ATGTCATGCCTGTTACCCGTCCTTATAATTGGAGGGAATAGAGGAGGTAAAATTGACTTCAGAGGTACTAGAAATGGAGCCACACTGAGAAAGATCTGGGTTTGGGCCGGCGGCTGGCAGATAAAAGCCATCAAGGTTTGGCTAGCTGATGGCCAGTCCGAGCAATTTGGTGAACCTGCAGGGAAGTTTTCACAATTTGAGTTTGAAGATGGAGAGCATTTCACTTCCCTTTCACTTTGGGGAAATGGAGCTGGAACACGTCTGGGTGCCATCAAATTCAAGACAAATCGCTCCCGTGAGTTCTTCGCACAAATGACAGACTGGAGGCTGAAGACAGAATATCCGGTTGATGTGGGATCTGGGATCTGCATGGGAATTTCAGGCCGTTCCGGTGCAGATATCGATTCCTTAGGCTTCATATTCATCAAGCCAATCAAGTCTGCCAAGCTAATAAATGTTCAGTATCCCACGCTTCATAGTGTGATACCTAATGTCGCTGTTGAGGAAATCAGATCCATTACTTACCAAAACAACTCTTCTGAAATTCAAGAACACACATTAGAAACCTCCAAAACAATCACCAAAAAGTCATCCTGGTCTGTGGCCAACAAGATGGAGACCTTTTTTAAAATGGATGTGAGAGCAGGAATTCCAGAGGTTGTGGACGTATCAGCTGGATTTGGGCTCACGGAGGGCAGGGAGTGCTCATTTAGTTTAGAGAACACTGAGGAGAAAACTGAGCGGCTCACAGCTCTCGTAAAAGTCCCTCCAAGGAAAACCATGACGGTGAACATCACAATTAGCCGGGCTACAGTTGATCTCCCCTACACTGGCACAGTCCAGATTACCTGCTACGATAGCAATCACAGCGTGATGGAGATTGATACCAGTGGAATCTACAGAGGGCTCAGTTACACTGACGCAAAAGTAACGATGAATGAATCTTCGAACACCCTGTAA